From a single Arachis hypogaea cultivar Tifrunner chromosome 3, arahy.Tifrunner.gnm2.J5K5, whole genome shotgun sequence genomic region:
- the LOC112790661 gene encoding uncharacterized protein produces the protein MPSGAKKRKAAKKKKEKETTNNLQGIDESKVQDDKGSDGGSPAYCDHDDDHQQPFKEGNEEAAEVVEANLSAALPSAEVVPTRDVMIDETVGRKDEFGFVTETELKAEEERVIGDGNDEEAKSTKELDYEKGGSSSNGEAASEKNLRDDRDSSIKETVKYDELVESIDSSHAKMTSMAEDAPACVADNSVVESSICSDKAAGALSEVKSSGNGNALQEKLVVSQVGATEFGMKRKEDNRTSTFEEPKPKEFNNEVLLSPAVSIPLPKSTNETDVRDSETPECSENQPLAASAPRMVQKTSWLNCCGLFEVLSGTER, from the exons ATGCCATCAGGTGCCAAGAAGAGGAAGGCTgctaagaaaaagaaggaaaaagaaaccaCCAACAACCTTCAAG GGATTGATGAGTCGAAGGTTCAAGATGATAAAGGAAGTGATGGTGGCTCGCCGGCGTATTGCGACCACGACGATGACCATCAGCAGCCATTCAAAGAAGGGAATGAGGAGGCGGCAGAGGTGGTGGAGGCAAACCTGTCAGCTGCTCTACCATCCGCGGAAGTAGTTCCTACTCGTGATGTTATGATTGATGAAACTGTAGGACGAAAGGACGAATTCGGTTTTGTGACAGAGACGGAGTTGAAGGCTGAGGAGGAACGCGTGATTGGCGATGGAAATGATGAGGAAGCTAagtcaacaaaggaattagattaTGAGAAAGGCGGTAGCAGTTCAAACGGTGAAGCCGCTAGTGAAAAGAATTTGAGGGATGATAGAGATAGTTCAATAAAAGAGACAGTTAAATATGATGAGTTGGTTGAATCAATTGATTCTTCACATGCCAAAATGACATCTATGGCTGAAGATGCACCAGCTTGCGTGGCTGATAATTCGGTTGTGGAATCTTCTATTTGTTCGGATAAGGCAGCAGGTGCTTTATCTGAGGTGAAAAGCAGTGGTAATGGaaatgcactacaagaaaaactgGTAGTCTCTCAAGTAGGAGCAACAGAATTTGGTATGAAGAGAAAAGAGGACAATAGAACATCAACTTTCGAGGAACCTAAACCAAAGGAATTCAACAATGAAGTGTTATTATCACCAGCTGTTTCTATTCCTTTACCCAAGTCCACAAATGAAACAGATGTTAGAGATTCTGAGACTCCAGAATGCTCTGAAAATCAG CCTCTGGCAGCATCAGCTCCACGAATGGTCCAAAAGACATCCTGGTTGAATTGCTGTGGACTATTTGAAGTTCTGTCCGGCACAGAGAGATAA